The proteins below are encoded in one region of Clostridium pasteurianum DSM 525 = ATCC 6013:
- a CDS encoding FecCD family ABC transporter permease, producing the protein MDKNINSKKIIMEKSQNYRLVIMRKVIALTILLLLVLSSFIIDLSTGPAMLNIFDVIASLTNPESLSKKVNIIVRVIRLPIAIMALLSGAGLAVAGMEMQTILNNSLASPYTLGISAAASFGASLSLIFGYAFLPKSMSNYATPIFAFAFSLISSFFIYTIGKIKKDRGTIILAGIAISFMFTALNSILTYFVPDEILRGINNWSQGSILGASWQQDTIVFVVLVIVTPILFRESWKLTSLCMGENTATALGINVEKLRTKILILSSLITSIAVCFAGTIGFIGLVAPYIAKSLVGEEQRFFIPASMLTGAFMLSVSSVLSKVAIAGVQIPLGIITSIIGIPFLLILILREDR; encoded by the coding sequence ATGGATAAAAATATAAACTCTAAAAAAATTATCATGGAAAAGTCTCAAAATTATAGGTTAGTTATTATGCGAAAAGTAATAGCTTTGACGATTTTACTATTGCTTGTATTAAGTAGCTTTATAATTGATCTGTCAACTGGACCAGCAATGTTAAATATTTTCGATGTAATTGCTTCATTAACAAATCCTGAGTCATTAAGTAAAAAAGTAAATATAATTGTTAGAGTAATTAGATTACCAATAGCAATTATGGCACTATTAAGTGGTGCTGGATTAGCTGTTGCAGGTATGGAAATGCAGACTATACTTAATAATAGTCTCGCTAGTCCATATACACTGGGAATATCAGCAGCAGCATCTTTTGGAGCATCATTATCTTTGATTTTTGGATATGCATTTTTACCAAAATCCATGAGTAACTATGCTACCCCTATATTTGCTTTTGCTTTTTCATTAATATCATCATTTTTCATTTATACTATTGGAAAGATAAAAAAGGATAGGGGAACCATAATTTTAGCTGGTATTGCAATAAGTTTTATGTTTACTGCATTAAATTCTATACTTACATATTTTGTACCTGATGAAATTTTAAGGGGTATAAATAATTGGTCACAGGGATCTATCTTAGGAGCTTCATGGCAGCAAGATACAATAGTTTTTGTAGTACTTGTAATAGTGACACCAATTCTCTTTAGAGAATCATGGAAACTAACATCATTATGTATGGGAGAAAATACTGCAACAGCATTAGGAATTAATGTAGAAAAGTTAAGAACAAAGATTTTGATATTGTCTTCATTGATAACATCCATTGCAGTTTGCTTTGCTGGAACTATAGGTTTTATTGGACTAGTTGCACCATATATAGCAAAGTCTTTAGTAGGTGAAGAACAAAGATTTTTTATTCCAGCATCTATGTTGACTGGAGCGTTTATGTTATCAGTTTCATCAGTACTAAGCAAGGTTGCTATAGCTGGAGTGCAGATTCCATTAGGAATAATTACTTCAATTATCGGTATTCCATTTTTATTGATACTTATTTTAAGAGAAGATAGGTGA
- a CDS encoding protein kinase domain-containing protein: MISRFFKKQYPSGYLLDGYKIISLIGEGRFGKCYLVEINNKLYILKEIKPKSLKKSGEKVMFEEQILSSIDNPAVPKLIHTIKRDNIYAYILEYKNGKTIEDMIFGYGHKFASSEIYNIGIKLIDIIKYLQKRNIVHRDIRIPNVIIDEENVYLIDFGLARFIDNKKYSIYDDFLYLGHLLIHLYYSSFTKNNRKSRPWYEELQLSFDELKFLKRLLGIEKEYQDIYELEREFLNLKLDKV, from the coding sequence ATGATTTCACGTTTTTTTAAAAAACAATACCCATCAGGTTATTTACTTGATGGGTACAAAATTATAAGCTTAATAGGGGAAGGCCGTTTTGGTAAATGCTACTTGGTTGAGATAAATAATAAATTATATATTTTAAAAGAAATAAAACCTAAATCCCTTAAAAAAAGTGGTGAAAAGGTTATGTTTGAAGAACAGATACTTTCTTCTATTGATAATCCTGCTGTTCCTAAATTAATTCATACTATAAAAAGAGACAATATATATGCTTATATATTAGAATATAAAAATGGAAAGACAATTGAGGATATGATTTTTGGGTATGGTCATAAATTTGCTAGTTCTGAAATTTATAATATAGGGATTAAATTGATAGATATAATAAAATACTTGCAGAAAAGAAATATTGTTCACAGAGATATAAGAATACCAAATGTAATTATTGATGAAGAAAATGTTTATCTTATAGATTTTGGATTAGCACGATTTATTGATAATAAAAAATACAGTATTTATGATGATTTTTTATATTTGGGTCATTTATTAATTCATTTATATTACTCATCTTTTACAAAGAACAACAGAAAGTCAAGACCCTGGTATGAGGAGTTACAGCTATCCTTTGATGAATTAAAATTTTTAAAAAGACTACTTGGAATAGAGAAAGAATACCAAGATATTTATGAATTAGAAAGAGAATTTTTGAATTTAAAACTCGATAAAGTATAG
- a CDS encoding ABC transporter substrate-binding protein encodes MRIKKVVLSLLLVVIVLVSISGCGTTSAKNEAVNATAATTAKTKIYTDMAGRKVTLSTNIKKIVTLRYMETNMLGAILGKDFDKKVISLGQDLKTNDIDLYNKFSQTFDMGKMVECGSVYDDSVSSEKLLDLDPDVIIVDYAFIQKSSVKKLIEVGLPVVFIDSDDSNPKNDSLYSMLDSMSMLGDMLGYKEKTDKMVKYSRNKIDNVLKITSKAIKENSKKPSVYFELGNVTPQEIGATRGDTSGGLGALLKRLGAVNIGEGHGMDALNPEVVLNSNPDMIMIGGANWNPTSNIMRFGYFITEEQSKKHLEEYTKRPGWSDLSAIKNGRLYGFHFNYAKYPFDFAMIEYIAKQLWPEQFKDVDPEADLKQFFSEYMPIKYSGVFFEDWKDK; translated from the coding sequence ATGAGAATTAAGAAAGTGGTTTTAAGTTTATTGCTGGTTGTCATTGTTTTAGTATCAATTTCGGGGTGTGGTACAACTTCAGCAAAGAATGAAGCAGTGAATGCTACAGCTGCAACTACAGCTAAAACAAAAATATATACGGATATGGCAGGAAGGAAAGTAACATTATCAACTAATATTAAGAAAATTGTTACGCTAAGATATATGGAAACAAACATGTTGGGTGCTATATTAGGTAAAGATTTTGATAAGAAAGTAATATCTTTAGGACAAGATTTAAAAACTAATGATATAGATTTGTACAATAAATTTTCACAAACTTTTGATATGGGTAAAATGGTGGAATGTGGAAGTGTATATGATGATTCAGTAAGCAGTGAGAAACTGTTAGATCTTGATCCGGACGTTATTATTGTAGATTATGCTTTTATACAAAAGAGTAGTGTTAAAAAATTGATTGAGGTTGGATTGCCTGTAGTTTTTATTGATTCGGATGACTCCAATCCTAAAAATGATTCATTATATAGTATGCTTGATAGTATGTCTATGTTAGGTGATATGTTAGGGTACAAAGAAAAGACGGATAAAATGGTGAAATATTCAAGAAATAAAATTGATAATGTATTAAAAATTACTAGTAAAGCTATAAAAGAGAATTCAAAAAAACCATCTGTTTATTTTGAATTAGGGAATGTAACGCCTCAGGAAATTGGAGCTACTAGAGGAGATACTTCTGGCGGACTTGGAGCTTTACTTAAAAGATTAGGAGCTGTAAATATAGGAGAAGGACATGGAATGGATGCTCTAAATCCTGAAGTAGTTTTAAATTCAAATCCTGATATGATTATGATAGGTGGAGCAAATTGGAACCCAACTTCCAACATTATGAGATTTGGTTATTTTATCACTGAAGAACAATCTAAAAAGCATCTAGAAGAATATACAAAACGACCTGGTTGGAGCGATCTTTCAGCTATCAAAAATGGCAGATTATACGGATTTCATTTTAACTATGCTAAGTATCCTTTTGACTTTGCAATGATTGAGTATATTGCAAAGCAATTATGGCCAGAACAATTTAAAGATGTTGATCCAGAAGCAGATTTAAAACAATTCTTTTCTGAATATATGCCTATTAAATATTCAGGAGTATTTTTTGAAGACTGGAAAGATAAGTAA
- the map gene encoding type I methionyl aminopeptidase, whose translation MIEIKTKQEIEYMREAGKILAACHKEIKKMIKPGITTMEIDAFVEKFLKKYNATPEEKGYMGYPYATCASVNDEICHGFPTKKPLKEGDIVTIDMVVNLNGWLADSAWSYAIGKISKEAENLMKVTKECLYRGIKKAVPGNHIGDIGYEIQTYAESLGYSVVRDYTGHGIGKKMHDDIAVPHYGRPGRGIKLREGMVITIEPMINIGTYETVEDSNGWTARTADGSLSAQYEHTLAITEDGPIILTEQD comes from the coding sequence GTGATAGAAATAAAAACAAAACAAGAAATAGAATATATGAGAGAAGCAGGTAAAATACTGGCAGCATGTCATAAAGAAATTAAAAAAATGATAAAGCCTGGTATAACTACCATGGAAATAGACGCTTTTGTGGAAAAATTTTTAAAAAAGTACAATGCAACTCCAGAAGAAAAAGGTTATATGGGATATCCTTATGCTACATGTGCTTCAGTAAATGATGAAATCTGCCATGGATTTCCGACTAAGAAACCTTTAAAAGAAGGTGATATTGTAACTATAGACATGGTGGTAAATTTAAATGGATGGCTAGCTGATTCTGCATGGTCTTATGCTATAGGAAAAATATCAAAAGAAGCAGAAAATCTTATGAAAGTTACAAAAGAATGTCTTTATAGAGGAATAAAAAAAGCTGTTCCTGGAAATCACATAGGTGATATAGGTTATGAAATACAAACTTATGCTGAATCCCTTGGATATTCTGTAGTAAGAGATTATACAGGACATGGTATAGGTAAAAAGATGCATGATGATATAGCTGTACCTCACTATGGAAGGCCTGGAAGAGGGATAAAACTTAGAGAGGGAATGGTAATAACAATAGAGCCTATGATAAATATAGGAACTTATGAAACTGTAGAAGACAGCAATGGATGGACAGCACGTACTGCTGATGGCAGCCTTTCTGCTCAATATGAACACACACTTGCAATAACAGAAGATGGACCAATAATTTTAACAGAACAGGATTAA
- the yyaC gene encoding spore protease YyaC, whose translation MEIYYGEKDAHKRISEEIDKRIVDKNNIVILCIGTDRSTGDSLGPLVGTFLKGIDNVYGTLENPIHAKNLSKSIKNIKLIYDNPYIIVIDACLGNAKDVGKIIVKDSPIVPGVALNKKLQAVGDLSIIGVVNVIDDKEFMVLQNTRLNTVYNMAQVISKSIIAASL comes from the coding sequence ATGGAAATTTATTACGGGGAGAAAGATGCTCATAAAAGGATAAGTGAAGAAATTGATAAAAGAATAGTAGATAAAAATAATATAGTAATATTGTGTATTGGAACAGATAGAAGTACGGGTGACAGTCTTGGACCTTTGGTGGGCACTTTTTTAAAGGGAATTGACAATGTTTATGGAACTTTGGAAAATCCAATACATGCTAAAAATTTGTCTAAAAGTATAAAAAATATAAAATTAATTTATGATAACCCCTATATAATTGTCATAGATGCTTGTCTTGGAAATGCTAAAGATGTGGGTAAAATTATAGTTAAAGATAGTCCTATAGTTCCAGGAGTTGCATTAAATAAGAAATTGCAGGCGGTAGGTGATTTAAGTATAATTGGGGTGGTAAATGTGATTGATGATAAGGAGTTTATGGTACTTCAAAATACTAGATTAAATACTGTATATAATATGGCACAGGTTATTTCAAAGTCTATAATTGCAGCTTCGCTTTAA
- a CDS encoding M18 family aminopeptidase: MNTEIELAKDLIDFIYESPSSFHTVKNIKKILIKKGFTELNEGERWELQKGEKYFVIRNDSAIIAFNIGNGIIAKKGFKIIGAHTDSPSFRIKPSPEMAVEKSYIKLNTEVYGGPILNTWLDRPLSVAGRITVKGKGILYPEAALVNIKRPIMIIPNLAIHMNRSINKGVELNRQLDVLPLLGLINDTLEKDNLLVKTIAREFNIEPEEILDFDLFLYEYNKGNIIGLNNEFISSSRLDDLEMIHASLAAFTEADITDATNVLACFDNEEIGSSTKQGADSEFLAGTLERIVISFGGDREDYFRALYKSFMISADAAHAVHPNRGEKSDPTNRPIINKGPVIKISANQKYTSDSNTISVYEAICKKAKVPVQKFVNRSDELGGSTIGPISSTHVGIRTVDMGTPLLAMHSIRELCGVQDHIYVKRSLKEFYNENS, encoded by the coding sequence ATGAATACTGAAATAGAATTAGCTAAAGATCTTATAGATTTTATATATGAAAGTCCTTCTTCTTTTCATACAGTAAAAAATATTAAAAAAATACTTATTAAAAAGGGATTTACTGAACTTAATGAAGGTGAAAGATGGGAATTACAAAAGGGGGAAAAATATTTTGTCATTAGAAATGATTCTGCTATTATAGCTTTTAATATTGGAAATGGAATTATAGCAAAAAAAGGATTTAAAATTATTGGAGCACATACAGATTCTCCAAGTTTTAGAATTAAACCATCTCCTGAAATGGCTGTAGAAAAAAGTTATATAAAATTAAATACAGAGGTATATGGAGGACCTATTTTAAATACTTGGTTAGATAGACCACTTTCTGTGGCTGGAAGAATTACTGTAAAAGGTAAGGGCATACTTTATCCAGAAGCAGCATTGGTAAATATAAAAAGGCCTATAATGATTATTCCAAATTTAGCTATACATATGAATAGGTCAATTAATAAAGGGGTAGAATTAAATAGACAATTGGATGTACTTCCTTTATTAGGACTTATAAATGATACTTTAGAAAAGGATAATCTTTTGGTTAAAACTATAGCAAGGGAGTTTAATATAGAACCAGAGGAAATATTGGATTTTGATCTTTTTTTATATGAATACAATAAAGGAAATATAATAGGACTTAATAATGAATTTATTTCAAGCAGCAGATTAGATGATTTAGAAATGATTCATGCAAGTCTTGCAGCTTTTACAGAGGCTGACATTACAGATGCTACTAATGTTCTAGCTTGCTTTGATAATGAAGAAATTGGAAGCTCTACGAAACAGGGAGCTGATTCAGAATTTCTTGCAGGAACTCTTGAGAGAATTGTCATATCTTTTGGCGGAGACAGGGAAGATTATTTCAGAGCGCTTTACAAGAGCTTTATGATTTCAGCGGATGCTGCTCATGCTGTTCATCCTAATAGAGGAGAAAAAAGTGATCCTACTAATAGACCTATTATTAACAAAGGGCCAGTTATAAAAATAAGTGCAAATCAAAAATATACTTCTGACAGCAATACTATTTCAGTCTATGAAGCTATATGTAAAAAAGCAAAGGTACCTGTACAAAAATTTGTCAACAGATCTGACGAATTAGGTGGGAGTACAATAGGACCAATATCCTCTACTCATGTTGGAATAAGAACAGTGGATATGGGAACTCCACTTTTGGCTATGCATTCTATAAGAGAGCTATGTGGTGTTCAGGATCATATTTATGTTAAAAGATCCTTAAAAGAATTTTACAACGAAAATTCATAA
- a CDS encoding cation diffusion facilitator family transporter: MTGKFIVSRFIKDYDNINDKNVREKYGFLSGIIGIIINLILFTIQIVLGLITNSIAIIANAINNLTDVTSSLVTLISFKMANKPADKEHPFGHGRIEYISAFIVSFLILMVGFEFVKSSFERIMHPEPLKFSIITLIIMLIAIPLKLWLSHFNKGLGKLINSSTISATGTDSLNDAIILIGLVFSILISYFLNISIDGYVGMIIAIFILLSGISFLKETLNPLLGEAPDPTLIKKLKNGILSYDNILGVHDIIIHNYGPEKIMASLHAEVPCNISIMKIHDIIDTAEKELSEKLDIFIVIHMDPICNNSAEIISTKNTVTELLKNFPIIKSIHDFRIIGDGKCRKILFDAVVSFDDKISEREKENLKKSVIESIKKAYPCYDAIITIDQDYTQ, translated from the coding sequence ATGACTGGAAAATTTATAGTATCGCGTTTTATAAAAGACTACGATAATATAAATGACAAAAATGTAAGAGAAAAATATGGATTTTTAAGTGGGATAATAGGAATAATAATTAATTTAATATTATTTACAATTCAAATAGTACTAGGTTTAATTACTAACAGTATAGCTATAATTGCAAATGCCATTAATAATCTTACAGATGTAACCTCTTCTTTGGTAACTCTAATTAGTTTTAAAATGGCAAACAAACCTGCAGATAAAGAACATCCTTTCGGACATGGGAGAATAGAATATATTTCTGCTTTTATAGTTTCATTTTTAATACTAATGGTAGGTTTTGAATTTGTTAAAAGTTCCTTCGAAAGGATAATGCATCCAGAGCCTCTAAAATTCAGCATAATTACATTAATAATCATGCTGATCGCTATTCCTCTAAAACTTTGGTTAAGTCATTTTAATAAAGGTCTAGGTAAATTAATAAATTCTTCTACTATTAGTGCCACTGGTACCGATTCTTTAAATGATGCTATAATACTTATAGGCTTGGTATTCTCTATATTAATATCATATTTTCTCAACATATCAATAGACGGCTATGTTGGAATGATAATAGCCATATTTATATTACTGTCTGGTATTTCATTTTTAAAAGAAACTCTTAATCCATTGCTTGGTGAAGCCCCAGATCCAACTTTGATAAAAAAGCTTAAAAACGGCATATTAAGTTACGATAATATTTTAGGCGTACATGATATAATAATACACAATTATGGACCTGAGAAAATAATGGCATCACTTCATGCGGAAGTTCCCTGTAATATATCCATTATGAAAATTCACGATATAATTGATACCGCTGAAAAAGAACTTTCTGAAAAACTGGATATCTTTATAGTTATACATATGGATCCCATATGTAATAATTCTGCAGAAATAATCTCAACTAAAAATACAGTTACAGAACTATTAAAAAATTTCCCTATTATAAAATCAATTCATGATTTTCGAATAATCGGTGATGGCAAGTGTAGGAAGATATTATTTGATGCAGTTGTAAGTTTTGATGATAAAATATCTGAGAGGGAAAAAGAAAATCTAAAAAAAAGTGTAATTGAGTCTATTAAAAAAGCTTATCCATGTTATGATGCTATTATAACTATTGATCAAGACTATACTCAATAA
- a CDS encoding cation-translocating P-type ATPase, translated as MEIFQKSIKEILDGFKVDPSRGLDDNQVLESEKKHGKNQFSPSEKVSLIRKILEALKEPMVFILLVAAFITIGMNSYKYFQGLHAEFTESIGILVAIALSVGINIVMEGRSQKAFDTLNNINDDIKVKVVRNGDIQYISKTDVVVGDIIKIDTGDKVPADGRLIESLQLKVDESMLTGESIPVDKNPDINITDPKTSLSERKNMIFSGTFVTYGQGTIVVTSIGDKTEMGNIATELKSTETKSTPLQEKLDKLAKSISVLGMISAVVIFTYELFKIYTSNTLSFDTVQNAFMTSIALIVAAVPEGLPTVVAITLALNIIKMAKSNALVRKLVACETIGGINVICSDKTGTLTKNQMTVIDIWNNGELLKPSDLKSRFMIENFTINSTADINVQEGSVKFIGNPTECALLKAYGETDCSREPAKCTNYSSKGTICEAKCRDYISGDDDEVAVDYTDIRNSADVVYQYPFSSEKKSMTTVVKGNTSYNVYTKGSPEKVISLCDKIIINDKIVDFTEDIKSKVNDEIVKLQKQAKRILGFSHRDVKEVSGEWNEIQGDLEQGMIFDGFVSIADPLRDDVYDAIDKCKKSGIDIKMLTGDNIVTAKSIAQQLNMIKEDSIVIEAQEIDEMSDDELLKILHRIVVIARSKPLTKMRIVNLLKKTGNVVAVTGDGINDAPALKNADVGIAMGITGTEVSKEASDIILLDDSFSTIVEAVEWGRGIYENFQRFIQFQLTVNLIAVLTVIICEIIGKDLPFTTIQLLWVNLIMDGPPALSLGLEALRSHLMEKKPVKRDASIITKTMLSRIIVNGIFIVIMMMLLINNNVLGGTTEQQSSIVFTSFVMFQLFNAFNSRELENDSIFKNIFKNKTMILMIGLTFVLQIIITQFGGEVFRTAPLSIVMWLKVIAYTFSVVVFSEIVRFLRRTFSF; from the coding sequence ATGGAGATTTTTCAAAAATCAATCAAGGAAATTCTAGATGGATTTAAAGTGGATCCTTCTAGGGGGTTAGATGATAACCAAGTACTAGAAAGTGAAAAAAAGCATGGTAAAAATCAATTTTCACCATCTGAAAAAGTATCTCTTATAAGAAAGATACTAGAAGCTCTTAAAGAACCAATGGTATTTATTCTTCTTGTTGCGGCTTTTATAACTATTGGTATGAATTCATATAAGTATTTTCAGGGGCTTCATGCTGAATTCACTGAAAGTATAGGTATATTGGTTGCTATAGCTCTTTCTGTAGGAATTAATATTGTTATGGAGGGAAGATCACAAAAAGCTTTTGACACCTTAAATAATATAAATGATGATATAAAAGTTAAAGTAGTAAGAAATGGAGATATCCAATATATATCAAAAACAGATGTGGTAGTAGGGGATATCATTAAAATTGATACAGGAGATAAGGTCCCAGCAGATGGTAGATTGATTGAGAGTTTACAGTTAAAAGTTGATGAATCTATGCTTACAGGTGAAAGTATTCCTGTAGATAAAAATCCTGATATTAATATTACAGATCCTAAAACCAGTTTATCAGAACGTAAAAATATGATATTTTCAGGTACTTTTGTAACCTATGGTCAGGGAACTATAGTTGTTACTTCTATAGGTGATAAAACTGAAATGGGAAATATTGCCACGGAACTTAAAAGCACTGAAACTAAATCTACACCTCTTCAGGAAAAGCTAGATAAACTTGCTAAGTCCATAAGCGTTTTAGGAATGATTTCAGCTGTTGTAATATTTACCTATGAGTTGTTTAAAATCTATACTAGTAATACATTATCTTTTGATACAGTACAGAATGCATTTATGACAAGTATAGCTCTTATAGTAGCAGCTGTACCAGAAGGATTACCAACAGTAGTTGCCATAACACTAGCTTTAAACATAATTAAAATGGCAAAAAGTAATGCTCTTGTAAGAAAACTGGTGGCCTGTGAAACTATAGGAGGAATAAATGTTATTTGTTCTGACAAGACAGGAACCCTTACTAAAAATCAAATGACAGTTATAGATATATGGAATAATGGTGAACTATTAAAACCTTCTGATTTAAAGAGTAGATTTATGATTGAAAATTTTACTATAAATAGTACAGCGGATATTAATGTACAAGAAGGTAGTGTAAAATTTATAGGTAATCCTACAGAATGTGCGCTGCTAAAGGCCTATGGAGAAACAGACTGTTCAAGAGAACCAGCGAAGTGTACTAATTATTCTTCTAAAGGAACTATTTGTGAAGCAAAATGTCGTGATTATATTTCTGGTGATGACGATGAAGTGGCAGTGGATTATACGGATATAAGAAATTCTGCTGATGTGGTGTATCAGTATCCGTTCAGCTCAGAAAAGAAGTCCATGACTACTGTAGTTAAGGGAAATACATCATATAATGTATATACAAAAGGTAGTCCAGAGAAAGTTATATCATTATGTGATAAGATAATAATCAATGATAAAATAGTAGATTTTACTGAAGATATAAAATCAAAAGTAAATGATGAAATTGTAAAACTGCAAAAGCAGGCAAAAAGGATTCTTGGATTCTCTCATAGGGATGTGAAAGAAGTAAGTGGAGAATGGAATGAGATACAAGGTGATCTTGAGCAAGGGATGATTTTTGATGGATTTGTTTCCATAGCAGACCCTCTTCGTGATGATGTATATGATGCAATAGATAAATGTAAGAAATCTGGTATAGATATAAAGATGTTAACGGGAGATAATATTGTAACAGCTAAATCCATTGCACAGCAATTAAATATGATTAAGGAAGACAGTATAGTTATTGAAGCGCAGGAAATTGATGAAATGTCCGATGATGAGCTTTTGAAAATACTGCATAGAATTGTTGTAATTGCAAGAAGTAAGCCTCTTACTAAAATGAGAATAGTAAATCTTTTGAAAAAGACTGGTAATGTAGTAGCCGTTACTGGAGATGGTATCAATGATGCTCCAGCTTTAAAAAATGCGGATGTAGGAATTGCTATGGGTATAACTGGTACAGAAGTTTCAAAGGAAGCCAGTGATATTATTCTTTTGGATGATTCTTTTTCAACTATTGTAGAAGCTGTAGAGTGGGGAAGAGGAATATATGAAAACTTCCAAAGATTCATACAGTTCCAGTTAACAGTAAATTTAATTGCCGTACTTACAGTAATTATCTGTGAAATAATTGGGAAAGATCTTCCTTTTACTACTATACAATTGTTATGGGTAAATCTTATAATGGACGGTCCGCCAGCATTATCACTAGGACTTGAAGCTTTAAGAAGCCACCTTATGGAGAAGAAGCCAGTTAAAAGAGATGCCAGTATAATAACTAAAACTATGCTTTCACGTATAATAGTAAATGGTATATTCATAGTAATTATGATGATGCTTCTCATAAACAACAATGTTTTAGGTGGAACTACAGAGCAGCAAAGCAGCATAGTCTTTACAAGTTTTGTAATGTTCCAGTTGTTTAATGCTTTTAACTCAAGAGAATTAGAGAACGATAGTATATTTAAAAATATTTTCAAAAATAAAACTATGATATTGATGATAGGCTTGACTTTTGTATTGCAGATAATAATAACTCAATTTGGTGGAGAAGTCTTTAGAACAGCACCATTGTCTATTGTAATGTGGTTAAAAGTTATAGCATATACTTTCTCTGTTGTGGTATTTTCTGAGATAGTAAGATTTTTAAGAAGAACTTTTTCCTTCTAA
- a CDS encoding ABC transporter ATP-binding protein: MNFKIHKINYKHSSKFSLNNISLTFKNNITAIIGPNGSGKSTLIKCIVNIYKCDGEMYYDGESLKRKKEFIKEKIGYLPQTSQNDASITVFEAVLLGLMNTLTLKISKNQEQKVNDILDTFELQHLAKSKINELSGGQLQMVLLAQSIIKEPEILILDEPLNNLDIHRQFSLLNIVSKLAHEKKMIVIIVMHDINLASRYADNIVVMKDGNVYSSGTPEEVLTKEMIREIYKIDSEIYVNKQGKQVIEFVNIADDAEKYEIVSQN; the protein is encoded by the coding sequence ATGAATTTTAAAATACATAAAATTAATTATAAACATTCTTCTAAATTTTCATTAAATAATATTAGTTTGACTTTTAAAAATAATATAACTGCAATCATAGGCCCCAATGGTTCAGGAAAGTCTACACTCATTAAATGTATTGTAAATATATATAAGTGTGATGGTGAAATGTATTATGATGGTGAAAGTCTTAAAAGGAAAAAAGAATTTATTAAAGAAAAAATAGGCTATTTGCCGCAAACATCCCAAAATGATGCTTCAATTACTGTTTTTGAGGCAGTGCTTTTGGGTCTTATGAACACACTAACTCTTAAGATTAGTAAAAATCAGGAACAGAAGGTTAATGACATTTTAGATACTTTTGAATTGCAGCACTTAGCTAAAAGTAAAATTAATGAATTAAGCGGCGGTCAGCTCCAAATGGTGTTATTAGCTCAATCAATAATTAAAGAGCCAGAAATTTTAATATTGGACGAGCCGTTAAATAATCTGGATATACATCGTCAATTCTCGCTGCTTAATATAGTATCAAAGTTAGCACATGAGAAGAAAATGATTGTAATAATTGTAATGCATGATATAAATCTAGCTTCAAGATATGCTGACAATATTGTTGTTATGAAAGATGGTAACGTTTATTCTAGTGGAACCCCTGAGGAAGTCTTAACAAAAGAAATGATAAGAGAAATATATAAAATTGATAGTGAAATATATGTAAATAAGCAAGGTAAGCAGGTTATTGAGTTTGTTAATATTGCAGATGACGCAGAAAAATATGAAATAGTATCCCAAAATTAA